A region of Elusimicrobiota bacterium DNA encodes the following proteins:
- the xerD gene encoding site-specific tyrosine recombinase XerD — protein MSAAPAAAEVPSLLKEFLDHLRVERKLAGNTVSAYGADLRPYLEFLDRRGVGAAVVTPGDLSEFLWVRRSTPLKASSLYRLSQSLRQFHRFLKIEGLAESDPTGQLSSPKTGERLPKVLSVEEVGRLLAYSPKPTIHTLRFKAMLELLYAAGLRVSELVGLNREGIDLDVGFVRVFGKGGKERVVPINRRAIHAVRNYQEARTDKSLGGPLFAGRAGRPLTRVAFWYELKKWARAAGVLKPISPHVLRHSFATHLLRGGADLRVVQEMLGHADISTTQIYTHLDRAAVKSAHRKFHPRG, from the coding sequence GTGTCGGCCGCTCCGGCCGCCGCCGAGGTGCCTTCGCTGTTGAAGGAATTCCTCGACCATTTGCGGGTGGAGCGGAAACTCGCAGGCAACACGGTGTCCGCCTACGGCGCCGATCTCCGCCCCTACCTGGAATTCCTGGATCGGCGCGGGGTGGGGGCGGCCGTGGTCACCCCGGGCGACTTGTCCGAATTCTTATGGGTTCGACGGTCGACGCCTCTGAAGGCTTCGAGCCTATACCGTTTATCTCAAAGCCTCCGGCAGTTTCACCGATTCCTGAAAATCGAGGGGCTCGCGGAATCGGATCCCACGGGACAACTTTCAAGCCCAAAAACTGGGGAACGCCTTCCGAAAGTTTTGTCGGTGGAGGAGGTGGGGCGTCTTCTGGCCTACTCTCCTAAGCCAACGATTCACACTCTTCGATTTAAAGCCATGCTCGAGCTCCTTTATGCCGCGGGTTTGCGGGTCAGCGAACTCGTGGGGTTGAACCGCGAGGGTATTGACCTGGACGTGGGGTTTGTTCGCGTTTTCGGGAAAGGCGGCAAAGAGCGCGTGGTGCCCATTAATCGGCGGGCCATCCACGCCGTGAGGAATTATCAAGAGGCGCGCACCGACAAGAGTCTGGGAGGGCCGCTTTTTGCCGGACGGGCGGGACGGCCTCTCACGCGGGTGGCGTTCTGGTATGAACTGAAGAAGTGGGCTCGGGCGGCGGGGGTCCTGAAGCCCATCAGCCCCCATGTCCTGCGGCATTCCTTCGCCACGCACCTTTTACGCGGGGGCGCCGACCTCCGCGTGGTTCAGGAAATGTTGGGTCACGCGGATATCTCCACCACTCAAATTTACACTCACCTCGACCGCGCCGCGGTCAAAAGCGCCCACCGAAAGTTTCACCCGAGGGGTTGA
- a CDS encoding T9SS type A sorting domain-containing protein, whose amino-acid sequence MGFLRKHLRVVLFLGFAFLRPIPSFGCLSISTPSFSGVTALGLTLQWNSVCSTATLNYSQLDEDPGFLSPFTQITGGPPSVFGSTAPLIPNTLYYAQVATTSIMAGSVALGSTRTLANLPVTLPASVLSSFQLQAQWGTNSNPAGTVFETEISSDGFSTLVSSTATTGTSFVFGGLSPNTLYDLRVRAMNDDGVRTVFVPLGSTSTFAEPPGVPGVPFSNGTVSGFRVNWTSGTVRWNPPSTSYEAQISTQPGFINTVDRSSTGLWADFGGLAEGTTYFARVRALNQDGLSTVYVGLGSTATATTPFNTGGSSATIQSPNGNVTVMVASGTFSEDYRLYLSTDPLRFPLESPQTPTQIMAAAEKLDGNETVPRTPIPNAVAEIRAKDNLGAPLTAQPSNSVDVTFTYPSSDGQTVDAVTGLPVRARTLAVYRLNEEKSLWVRLPSSQVDTTLRTVSASAPGLGVFTLVGQLDTSLETSFAYPVPFRAKRGDSTITFGDLSQLATIRIFSASGRWVKTLEETDGDGELVWDVKDEDGDPLPSGVYFFLIESSADKKRGKLVVIR is encoded by the coding sequence ATGGGATTTCTCAGGAAACACCTTCGCGTGGTCCTCTTTCTCGGTTTTGCGTTTCTGCGGCCGATTCCGTCCTTTGGGTGTCTATCGATTTCCACTCCATCGTTTTCCGGGGTGACGGCCTTGGGATTGACGCTTCAATGGAATTCCGTATGTAGCACGGCGACGTTGAATTACAGCCAACTGGACGAGGATCCGGGATTCCTCTCCCCCTTCACCCAAATCACCGGAGGGCCTCCTTCCGTGTTTGGCTCCACCGCCCCCCTGATCCCAAACACGCTTTACTACGCCCAGGTGGCCACCACGTCGATCATGGCCGGGAGCGTCGCCCTGGGCTCCACGCGGACGTTGGCGAACCTCCCCGTTACGCTACCGGCCTCCGTCCTTTCCTCCTTTCAACTTCAGGCCCAATGGGGGACCAACAGCAACCCGGCGGGGACGGTTTTTGAAACTGAAATCTCCAGCGACGGTTTTTCGACGTTGGTTTCGTCCACGGCTACGACGGGCACCTCGTTTGTGTTTGGGGGCCTTTCTCCGAACACCCTCTATGACCTTCGGGTTCGAGCGATGAACGATGACGGCGTTCGGACCGTTTTTGTCCCGCTGGGTTCCACCTCCACCTTCGCTGAACCGCCGGGGGTTCCCGGCGTGCCCTTTTCCAATGGGACGGTGTCGGGGTTCCGCGTGAACTGGACCTCCGGGACGGTGCGCTGGAACCCTCCATCGACAAGCTACGAGGCGCAGATCTCGACCCAACCCGGTTTTATCAACACGGTGGATCGGTCCAGCACGGGGCTGTGGGCCGATTTTGGGGGCCTCGCCGAGGGAACAACCTATTTTGCTCGGGTTCGCGCGTTGAACCAAGACGGACTCTCCACCGTTTATGTCGGGCTGGGTTCAACGGCCACCGCCACGACTCCGTTCAACACGGGCGGTTCCTCCGCCACGATCCAAAGCCCGAACGGGAACGTGACCGTGATGGTGGCCAGCGGCACATTTTCCGAAGATTATCGGCTTTATCTCTCCACGGACCCCCTGCGGTTTCCCTTGGAGTCCCCCCAAACCCCTACCCAAATCATGGCGGCCGCCGAAAAACTGGATGGAAACGAAACCGTTCCCCGTACCCCCATCCCCAACGCGGTGGCGGAGATTCGAGCCAAGGACAATCTGGGGGCTCCCTTGACCGCTCAGCCCTCCAATTCGGTAGACGTCACCTTTACCTATCCCTCTTCCGACGGTCAAACCGTCGACGCGGTGACGGGGCTCCCGGTTCGGGCGCGCACCCTCGCGGTTTATCGATTGAATGAGGAGAAGAGTCTTTGGGTCCGCTTGCCCTCTTCTCAGGTGGACACGACCTTGCGAACGGTTTCAGCCTCGGCGCCGGGGTTGGGGGTTTTCACTCTGGTCGGGCAATTGGACACGAGCCTGGAGACGTCCTTCGCCTACCCGGTTCCTTTTCGCGCCAAACGAGGCGATTCCACTATTACGTTCGGGGATCTCTCTCAACTGGCCACCATTCGGATATTCAGCGCTTCGGGTCGCTGGGTTAAAACGCTGGAAGAAACAGACGGGGACGGGGAGCTGGTATGGGACGTCAAGGATGAAGATGGCGATCCCCTTCCCAGCGGGGTTTACTTCTTCCTGATTGAGAGCTCCGCCGATAAAAAACGCGGGAAGCTCGTGGTGATCCGGTAA
- the recA gene encoding recombinase RecA produces the protein MSNKEEKYKALSLALATIEKQHGKEAIMKLGEKSGRVKVDVIPTGALPLDIALGVGGFPRGRVVEVYGPESSGKTTLCLQVVAQAQKLGGTAAYIDAEHAMDPDYARKLGVDIDNLLISQPDSGEQALEITDQLVRSGAIDIIVIDSVAALVPRAEIEGEMGDSHVGLQARLMSQALRKLTANIARSKTCVVFINQLRMKIGVMYGNPETTTGGMALKFYATVRIDIRRVESIKQGDKVVGNRVRIKVVKNKVAAPFQQAECDMIFGEGIARENCLLDLGVSSGVLEKAGTWILFKTDRLGQGRELARTFLKENVAVADEIEKEIRAKLLAGPVDEPAEEPKAAVKEKEPAKAARAGKG, from the coding sequence ATGAGCAATAAAGAAGAAAAGTATAAAGCGCTTTCGTTGGCCCTGGCCACCATTGAAAAACAACACGGAAAAGAAGCCATCATGAAGCTCGGCGAAAAATCCGGGCGGGTGAAGGTGGACGTGATTCCCACCGGGGCTCTTCCGTTGGACATCGCCCTGGGCGTGGGCGGGTTTCCCCGAGGGCGCGTGGTCGAGGTCTACGGGCCCGAATCCTCCGGGAAAACGACGCTCTGTCTTCAGGTGGTGGCCCAGGCCCAGAAGTTGGGGGGAACGGCCGCCTACATCGACGCTGAACACGCCATGGACCCGGATTACGCCCGGAAACTGGGGGTCGATATCGACAACCTCCTCATTTCTCAGCCGGACTCCGGCGAACAGGCCCTGGAGATCACCGACCAGCTGGTGCGGAGCGGCGCCATCGATATCATCGTGATCGATTCGGTGGCCGCCCTGGTTCCGCGGGCGGAGATTGAAGGAGAAATGGGCGACTCCCACGTGGGGCTTCAAGCCCGGTTGATGAGCCAGGCCCTTCGTAAGCTGACGGCGAACATCGCTCGGTCCAAAACCTGCGTGGTGTTCATCAACCAGTTGCGGATGAAAATCGGCGTCATGTACGGAAACCCGGAAACCACCACGGGCGGCATGGCGCTCAAGTTTTACGCCACGGTTCGGATCGACATTCGCCGGGTGGAGTCCATCAAGCAGGGAGACAAGGTGGTCGGCAACCGGGTGCGCATTAAAGTCGTCAAGAATAAAGTGGCGGCGCCGTTCCAACAGGCGGAATGCGATATGATTTTCGGGGAAGGCATCGCCCGGGAGAACTGCTTGTTGGACCTGGGCGTCAGTAGCGGGGTTTTGGAGAAAGCCGGGACCTGGATCCTATTTAAGACCGACCGGCTGGGTCAGGGCCGGGAATTGGCCCGGACCTTTTTAAAAGAGAACGTGGCTGTGGCCGATGAGATTGAGAAAGAGATCCGGGCCAAGCTTTTGGCGGGTCCCGTCGATGAACCGGCGGAGGAGCCCAAGGCCGCGGTGAAAGAAAAGGAGCCGGCCAAGGCCGCACGGGCCGGCAAAGGCTAA
- a CDS encoding Trm112 family protein, with translation MTLSKECRDVLACPKCKGPLDYRSEEQRFVCFYCRLSYPLREGIPVMLVDQAVAF, from the coding sequence GTGACGTTGTCTAAAGAATGTCGAGACGTGTTGGCCTGCCCAAAGTGCAAGGGCCCATTGGACTATCGTTCGGAGGAGCAACGATTCGTCTGTTTTTATTGCCGTCTTTCTTACCCCCTTCGTGAGGGCATCCCGGTGATGCTGGTGGATCAGGCGGTGGCTTTCTGA
- a CDS encoding peptide chain release factor 3 produces MNEIARRRTFAIISHPDAGKTTLTEKLLLYGGAVHLAGTVTARKSQRATASDWMELEKKRGISISSTVLQFDYDGYRVNLLDTPGHRDFSEDTYRVLTAVDAVVMVIDAAKGIESQTRKLFEVCRQRRVPIFTFINKLDRPSKEPLELIDELEKVLNLRAFPMNWPLGTGFDFRGVYDRIRRHVHLFERVPGGAYRAPEAAHDPADPVIAQHLDPLSYSNFVEETAMLDHAGASSDRDAILRGETTPVFFGSASNNFGVQLLLDGFLAHSPGPVARVSSQGSISPDHPAFSGFIFKIQGNMDPRHRDRVAFLRVCSGQFVRDMAAFHSGSDKKIKLANSFKLFGRDREIVEEARAGDIVGLVGHSAFKIGDTLSETPGLIYDEIPRFPPESFSFIHNPNPANYKPFRKGLEQLLLEGIVQSFSVKDAPPLLAAVGPLQFEVVQFRLESEYGVSSRFEPAPWKLARWVDGTLPSNARIPFGSQLAADGAGGPAILFRDEWSLNYFTENHPSVSLRDQARPSPLLPQTN; encoded by the coding sequence ATGAACGAAATCGCTCGGCGACGAACGTTCGCCATCATATCGCACCCCGACGCGGGCAAAACCACACTCACGGAAAAGCTTTTGCTTTACGGCGGGGCCGTGCATTTGGCGGGGACGGTCACGGCCCGGAAAAGCCAACGAGCCACCGCTTCGGATTGGATGGAGCTGGAAAAAAAGCGCGGCATTTCCATCAGCTCCACCGTGCTCCAATTTGACTACGATGGTTACCGCGTCAACTTGTTGGACACCCCGGGCCACCGGGATTTTTCCGAGGACACCTACCGGGTTTTGACGGCCGTGGACGCCGTGGTCATGGTCATCGACGCCGCCAAAGGCATCGAAAGCCAAACCCGAAAGCTCTTCGAGGTGTGTCGTCAACGACGGGTGCCCATCTTCACCTTCATCAACAAGCTCGACCGGCCCTCCAAAGAACCCCTCGAACTGATCGATGAATTGGAGAAGGTCTTAAACCTGCGGGCTTTCCCCATGAACTGGCCCCTGGGCACCGGGTTTGATTTCCGGGGGGTGTACGACCGTATCCGCCGGCATGTGCACCTCTTTGAACGGGTTCCAGGCGGAGCCTACCGGGCGCCTGAAGCCGCCCACGACCCCGCGGACCCCGTGATCGCCCAACACCTGGACCCGTTGAGTTATTCCAATTTTGTCGAAGAAACCGCCATGCTGGACCACGCGGGCGCCTCCTCCGATCGAGACGCCATTCTCAGGGGCGAAACGACGCCTGTCTTCTTTGGGAGCGCCTCCAATAACTTCGGAGTCCAACTCCTATTGGACGGTTTTCTCGCCCATTCTCCGGGACCCGTGGCGCGGGTCTCGTCCCAAGGTTCCATTTCTCCCGACCACCCGGCGTTCTCGGGGTTCATCTTTAAAATCCAAGGGAACATGGATCCACGCCACCGGGACCGGGTGGCCTTTCTCAGAGTCTGCTCGGGGCAATTCGTGCGGGACATGGCGGCTTTTCATTCGGGGAGCGATAAAAAGATAAAACTCGCGAACTCGTTCAAACTTTTCGGGCGGGATCGAGAGATAGTGGAGGAAGCCCGCGCGGGAGACATCGTGGGGCTGGTGGGCCATTCCGCCTTCAAAATCGGGGATACGCTGAGCGAAACCCCCGGCCTCATTTACGACGAAATTCCGCGGTTTCCCCCGGAAAGTTTTTCTTTCATCCACAACCCCAACCCCGCGAATTACAAGCCGTTCCGAAAGGGATTGGAACAGCTCCTGCTGGAAGGAATTGTCCAATCCTTTTCCGTTAAAGATGCCCCCCCCTTGTTGGCCGCCGTGGGACCGCTCCAATTCGAGGTCGTGCAATTTCGGTTGGAGTCGGAGTATGGGGTTTCTTCCCGTTTCGAACCGGCCCCCTGGAAGCTGGCCCGTTGGGTGGACGGGACGTTGCCGTCCAACGCGCGCATTCCTTTCGGATCGCAATTAGCCGCCGACGGCGCAGGCGGCCCGGCCATTCTCTTCCGGGACGAATGGTCTTTGAATTATTTCACGGAGAACCACCCCAGCGTGTCGCTCCGGGACCAGGCGCGCCCGTCCCCCCTCCTCCCGCAGACCAACTAA
- a CDS encoding beta-lactamase family protein, whose product MPGVSVAILRDGRLLWSSGFGWADREARRRADAESVYPVASLTKTFTAALLFDLAREGLLNLDDKMSRYSKEFQSDPARVRHVLSHTSRDVDTLPFSYESGRFKTLTAVAEKAGGKPFQELFWERILDPLDMRDSVPGPDAPEFINEVAGVRDAERASRYREVLAERLARSYRVDRKGRAHPSAEDDLPITLSASSGLLSTVRDLALFDEALDEGRLLPPEMREVLWITPNSIEGPRPYGHGWYVGEIHEVRALWHPGYLPNAGSSLLFKFPDQQLTLIVLANSDGLCAPFAARLLAGDGSASPLTLDFLRLFVEEPRLLMRLPDPNWRKGARRFNRTLAGWARRFPPYSFLEEREARADMERWRESRRRSPSSRETKRGKTVLVKKNMENYNDPH is encoded by the coding sequence TTGCCAGGCGTTTCGGTGGCGATTTTACGGGACGGGCGTCTTCTTTGGTCCAGCGGGTTCGGGTGGGCTGACCGGGAAGCGAGACGGCGGGCGGACGCGGAAAGCGTGTACCCGGTGGCCTCCTTGACGAAAACCTTCACGGCGGCCCTGTTGTTTGACTTGGCCCGCGAGGGGCTTTTAAATTTGGATGACAAGATGTCTCGTTACTCGAAAGAATTCCAGTCGGACCCCGCCCGGGTCCGCCATGTGTTAAGCCACACTTCCCGTGACGTGGACACTCTCCCCTTCTCCTACGAAAGCGGGCGATTCAAAACCCTGACCGCGGTGGCCGAAAAAGCGGGGGGAAAACCGTTTCAGGAATTGTTCTGGGAGCGGATCCTTGATCCGCTGGACATGCGTGATTCCGTTCCCGGGCCGGACGCGCCGGAATTTATCAACGAGGTCGCCGGGGTTCGCGACGCCGAGCGCGCATCCCGCTACCGCGAGGTCTTGGCCGAACGTTTGGCCCGTTCCTATCGGGTGGACCGAAAAGGCCGCGCTCACCCGTCCGCGGAGGATGATCTTCCGATCACTTTGAGCGCTTCATCGGGACTTCTCTCCACGGTCCGCGATCTGGCGTTGTTCGACGAAGCGTTGGATGAGGGGCGTCTTCTTCCGCCGGAGATGCGGGAAGTTCTCTGGATAACGCCGAATTCGATCGAAGGGCCCCGTCCCTACGGGCACGGGTGGTACGTGGGAGAAATACACGAGGTTCGGGCCCTTTGGCATCCGGGATATCTCCCCAACGCCGGGTCCAGCCTGCTTTTTAAGTTTCCCGACCAACAACTCACCTTGATCGTGTTGGCTAATTCGGATGGGCTCTGCGCGCCTTTCGCGGCCCGTCTGCTGGCGGGCGATGGATCGGCTTCTCCTCTCACGCTGGATTTCCTCCGGCTTTTTGTCGAGGAACCGCGCCTTTTGATGCGACTGCCGGACCCTAATTGGCGGAAAGGGGCCCGTCGTTTCAATCGAACGTTGGCGGGCTGGGCCCGACGGTTTCCACCCTATTCTTTCCTGGAGGAACGCGAGGCGCGCGCTGATATGGAACGTTGGCGGGAGTCCCGGCGAAGGTCTCCCTCCAGTCGGGAAACAAAACGAGGAAAAACTGTTCTAGTGAAAAAAAACATGGAAAACTATAATGATCCCCATTAA
- a CDS encoding amino acid permease yields the protein MVGTGVFTSLGFQLAAVPSAFCALCLWSLGGVLAACGALTYAELAAAMPRSGGEYTYLGELFHPALGFLSGWVSGTVAFAAPMALSAMAFGRYMSAVFPSVSPLVLGLTALLGVSAVHLWSGDKGARFLNLWTAIKILPIVAIVVFGLFLVPSAGTHFGPVRADLGRLVSPGFAVSLVYVSYAYSGWNASTYLAGEVSLPARNVPRSILFGTAIVTGLYLLLNAAFLRVAPLSELAGTLEVGNVAGDKMWGPAGRMFVGASVGLGLVASLSSFILAGSRLVKTIGEDFARAGFLAQVNRRGNPRAAIVSQVLIALVLFLTSSFERVMTYIGFTLTVFTVLTVLAVFRRRAQGGVVTGYRTWGYPWTPLVFLGFNLWMMVFLLKEHPWESLAGLGTLAAGFGVYWILTATGKTAKIIVENNSERTINA from the coding sequence ATGGTCGGCACGGGCGTGTTCACAAGCTTGGGCTTTCAGCTGGCCGCGGTGCCGTCGGCTTTTTGCGCGCTCTGCCTTTGGTCTCTGGGTGGCGTCCTGGCCGCTTGCGGCGCGTTAACCTATGCGGAATTGGCGGCCGCCATGCCTCGCTCGGGGGGCGAATACACTTATTTGGGGGAACTCTTTCACCCGGCCCTTGGATTTCTATCGGGCTGGGTGTCGGGGACGGTGGCGTTTGCGGCCCCCATGGCCCTTTCGGCCATGGCGTTCGGGCGCTATATGTCGGCGGTCTTTCCGTCGGTTTCTCCCCTGGTCCTTGGTCTGACGGCTCTCCTGGGGGTCTCGGCGGTGCACCTCTGGAGCGGAGACAAAGGCGCGCGTTTTCTGAACCTTTGGACGGCCATTAAAATATTGCCGATTGTGGCCATCGTTGTATTCGGTCTTTTCCTGGTTCCGAGCGCGGGGACCCACTTCGGGCCCGTGCGGGCGGATTTGGGGCGGTTGGTCAGTCCTGGGTTCGCCGTTTCCCTTGTTTATGTTTCCTATGCGTATTCAGGTTGGAACGCCTCCACCTACCTGGCGGGCGAGGTCTCTCTTCCCGCCCGGAACGTCCCGCGGTCCATTTTGTTCGGCACCGCCATCGTCACCGGGCTCTACCTCCTTTTGAACGCGGCGTTTTTGCGCGTGGCGCCCCTCTCCGAACTGGCAGGAACCTTGGAGGTCGGGAACGTGGCGGGAGACAAAATGTGGGGGCCGGCGGGGCGGATGTTTGTCGGCGCGTCGGTGGGACTGGGGCTCGTAGCGTCCCTGAGCTCTTTCATCCTGGCGGGTTCGCGGCTGGTGAAAACCATCGGAGAGGATTTTGCGAGAGCTGGTTTCCTCGCCCAAGTGAACCGTCGCGGAAATCCTCGGGCGGCGATTGTTTCTCAAGTTTTGATCGCGCTGGTTCTTTTCCTGACCTCTTCTTTCGAGCGCGTGATGACTTACATCGGGTTCACCCTCACTGTTTTTACCGTGCTCACCGTCTTGGCGGTGTTTCGGAGGCGCGCCCAGGGCGGAGTCGTGACGGGATACCGGACGTGGGGGTACCCGTGGACGCCCCTTGTGTTTTTGGGTTTCAACCTTTGGATGATGGTTTTTCTTTTGAAGGAACATCCCTGGGAATCCTTGGCCGGGCTGGGGACGTTGGCGGCCGGGTTTGGTGTTTATTGGATCCTGACGGCGACTGGGAAAACAGCTAAAATCATCGTGGAAAATAATTCTGAGAGGACAATAAATGCATAA